A stretch of Longimicrobium sp. DNA encodes these proteins:
- the ychF gene encoding redox-regulated ATPase YchF — MLKLGIVGLPNVGKSTLFNALTAAGADAANYPFCTVEPNVGMVEVPDPRVDLLAEKVQPQRVLRATVQFVDIAGLVKGASEGEGLGNQFLANIRETDAIVHVVRCFDDPDVVHVMGGVDPVRDREVINLELALADLGVVEKRLEKARKAARGNDRDAQAELGLLERLNTALGEGQPARVVEANDDEQKILRSYNLLTSKPVLYLANVAEDDLPEGDNEHVRALRTSVEASGERAEIIPISSKIESELAELPPEERQEFLASLGLDEPGLHTLIRVGYRLLGLQVYFTAGEKEVRAWEIPVGARAPQAAGVIHSDFERGFIRAETVGWGDFEKTGSVKAARDKGLMRSEGKEYVVQDGDILLFRFNV; from the coding sequence ATGCTGAAGCTGGGTATCGTGGGGCTGCCTAACGTGGGCAAGTCCACGCTGTTCAATGCGCTGACGGCCGCCGGCGCCGACGCCGCCAACTATCCGTTCTGCACCGTCGAGCCCAACGTGGGCATGGTAGAGGTGCCGGACCCGCGCGTGGACCTGCTCGCCGAAAAGGTGCAGCCGCAGCGGGTGCTGCGCGCCACGGTGCAGTTCGTCGACATCGCCGGGCTGGTGAAGGGCGCCTCGGAGGGGGAGGGGCTGGGCAACCAGTTCCTGGCCAACATCCGCGAGACCGACGCCATCGTGCACGTCGTGCGCTGCTTCGACGATCCCGACGTGGTGCACGTGATGGGCGGCGTCGACCCGGTGCGCGACCGCGAGGTCATCAACCTGGAGCTGGCGCTGGCCGACCTGGGGGTGGTGGAGAAGCGGCTGGAGAAGGCGCGCAAGGCGGCCCGCGGCAACGACCGCGACGCCCAGGCCGAGTTGGGCCTGCTGGAGCGCCTGAACACCGCCCTGGGCGAGGGCCAGCCGGCGCGCGTGGTGGAGGCGAACGACGACGAGCAGAAGATCCTGCGCTCGTACAACCTGCTGACCAGCAAGCCGGTGCTCTACCTGGCCAACGTGGCCGAAGACGACCTCCCCGAGGGCGACAACGAGCACGTCCGCGCCCTGCGCACCTCGGTGGAGGCCAGCGGCGAGCGCGCGGAGATCATCCCCATCTCCAGCAAGATCGAGAGCGAGCTGGCCGAGCTTCCGCCCGAGGAGCGCCAGGAGTTCCTGGCCTCGCTGGGGCTGGACGAGCCCGGCCTGCACACGCTGATCCGCGTGGGGTACCGGCTGCTGGGGCTGCAGGTGTACTTCACCGCGGGCGAAAAAGAAGTGCGCGCCTGGGAGATCCCGGTCGGCGCGCGGGCCCCGCAGGCCGCGGGCGTCATCCACAGCGACTTCGAGCGCGGCTTCATCCGCGCCGAAACGGTGGGCTGGGGCGACTTCGAAAAGACCGGCTCGGTGAAAGCCGCCCGCGACAAGGGGCTGATGAGGTCGGAAGGCAAGGAGTACGTCGTCCAGGACGGCGACATCCTGCTCTTCCGCTTCAACGTCTGA